CCATGCTCTATTCTTGCACCTCGGATCATAAAGTCAAAGCTATTAAGTGTCCATGTCTTGCCCCCTCTTTGTAAGGAAGCTCATAGAGGTTCCTTACAAAGATAAAAGACACCGTTGTTCACATCCGTTCTTTGCCCctacaaaaataaaacatgcaacATTATACACTAGAGATTTGACCAACTTTGAGCGAGGAAAAGGTTTTTACGAGCCCTTTTATTCATGGATAGTATTTCTTTACAGCATCAGAATTTACAGGATTCATGAATTCCCGCCCATCCATTTCTGCTAAGATTAAAGCACCTCCAGGAAGTACTTTCTCCACAATGTATGGCCCACTGTAATTTGGAGTGAACTTGCCACGAGGATCAAGGTTATTTGGTAGCATCTTGTGTAGCACCAAATCATGGACCTTGAAATGTCTTGGGCGAATCTTCCAATTGAAAGACTTGGCCACCCGCTGTTGATAACATTGACCATGACATACAGCCTTCAATCgtttttcatcaatcaaattgagttgGTCATATCTCTGTTGTGCCCATTCAGCTTCTGTTAGCTTAGACTGAGACAATACTCTTAGagaagggatttctacttcaACTGGCAAGACTGCTTCCATGCCATATACTAGAGAAAAAGAAGTTGCCCCAGTAGAGGTGTGAACTGAAGTCCTATATGCCATCAGAGTGTAAGGAAGCCTTTCATGCCAGTCACGATAATTATTAGCTGTCTTTACCAGAATTTTCTTAATGTTTTTATTCGCTGCTTCAACCGCACCATTCATCTAAGGGCAATAAGGCGATGAATTCAAATGATGAATTTTGAACTCCTTGAACAAATCATTGACAAGCTTGTTGTTTAGGTTTGTCCCCTCATCTATGATGATGGCTTTAGGCACGCCATAACGAGCAATAATATCCCGTCGCACGAACTTCACGACATTCTTTACGGTAACAACTGCATAAGATGCTGCCTCTATCCATTTTGTGAAATAATCGATAGCGACAAAGATGAAACGATGACCATTCGAGGCTTTTAAATTAATTAGGCCGATTACATCGATGCTCCACATTGAAAAAGGCCATGATTCTGACAGTTGATGTagctcatttggaggaaaatttATCTTGTCTCCATAAATCTGACAACGGTGACAACTCCGGACATGTTGAATGCAATCGCCCTCAAGGTCAGCCAGAAGTAACCTAGTCTCATAATCTTCTTTGCTAACATGTGGCCCGCTCATGTGAGGACCACACActccttcatgtatttcttcCATCAACTGAGTGGCTTCCTTAGCATTGACACATCTAAGTAGGACGGAGTTGAAGGACCGTTTGTATAATGTATCCCCACTAATAAAGAACTTGGAGGCAAGTTTCATAAGATGTTTCCGGTCAGTTGGATTGCTACCTTCTGGGAACTCTCGCTTTTGAATATAGGTCATGATGTCGTAGTACCATGGTTTTCCGTCCGGTTCTTCTGTCACTACCATGCAATAAGCTGGCTTCGCAAGCACTACAATCTTTAAAGGTTCAATTTCTAATCCTTCTGTAACTTTGAGCATAGACGACAAAGTTGCA
This genomic stretch from Eucalyptus grandis isolate ANBG69807.140 chromosome 3, ASM1654582v1, whole genome shotgun sequence harbors:
- the LOC120291607 gene encoding uncharacterized protein LOC120291607 — its product is MLANDTMRMQDEDEYDSLDNRILTMEKESWTMFFDGTVNLSGSGTRAVLISPDGQHYPVATKLVFPCTNNIAEYEACILGLQVAIKMEVSKLKVFGDSSLIILQIVGKWGTRDAKLVSYHDYLEDLVKEFDEISFEYLSMSHNQFADALATLSSMLKVTEGLEIEPLKIVVLAKPAYCMVVTEEPDGKPWYYDIMTYIQKREFPEGSNPTDRKHLMKLASKFFISGDTLYKRSFNSVLLRCVNAKEATQLMEEIHEGVCGPHMSGPHVSKEDYETRLLLADLEGDCIQHVRSCHRCQIYGDKINFPPNELHQLSESWPFSMWSIDVIGLINLKASNGHRFIFVAIDYFTKWIEAASYAVVTVKNVVKFVRRDIIARYGVPKAIIIDEGTNLNNKLVNDLFKEFKIHHLNSSPYCP